In the Victivallis sp. Marseille-Q1083 genome, one interval contains:
- a CDS encoding C39 family peptidase — translation MNTIIHRGTAFLTGEYEQLRCNRRGEMELLPGACRGCLLSPVVPLPEFRECVGSWNAFSSHGDVELQVRLLSSSGRWSGYVSFGVWTRQPAGRCGGSSREHSGIQFDIDRLIARPVAVALQYRVFLRRRNLSEPSPRLRQVAVTTVPGAPQKSPPLLAGLRLLPVPPRSQRAVSAIGRFLCSPTSLAMAMACHGVDLPTAQVAAQVFDPSSSLYGNWPFNTAAAAEFGLTAHVEYAASLRTVQDYLLAGLPVIASIRPGVLADGTRSEGHLVVVRGFHCHGNSGRLFLNDPWGQTPSEIRQCWELERFERCWKHYIYVLAANERQGGRLRRSAD, via the coding sequence ATGAATACGATCATCCATCGCGGCACGGCATTCCTGACCGGGGAGTACGAGCAATTGCGTTGCAACCGCCGCGGCGAAATGGAGCTGTTGCCGGGCGCCTGCCGCGGCTGTCTGCTTTCGCCGGTCGTTCCGCTGCCGGAATTTCGCGAATGCGTCGGCAGTTGGAATGCGTTCAGCAGCCACGGCGATGTCGAGCTGCAGGTGCGTTTGCTGTCGTCCAGCGGCCGCTGGAGCGGTTATGTCAGCTTCGGCGTGTGGACGCGCCAGCCCGCCGGTCGATGCGGCGGCAGCAGTCGGGAGCACTCCGGCATCCAGTTCGACATCGACCGCCTGATCGCCCGGCCTGTTGCCGTCGCCCTGCAGTACCGGGTCTTTCTGCGGCGCCGGAATTTGTCCGAACCGTCGCCCCGCCTGCGTCAGGTTGCGGTCACGACGGTACCGGGCGCGCCGCAAAAATCGCCGCCGCTGCTCGCCGGTCTACGGCTCCTGCCGGTTCCGCCCCGCTCGCAGCGGGCAGTGTCGGCGATCGGCCGATTTCTCTGCAGTCCGACTTCACTGGCGATGGCGATGGCCTGCCACGGCGTTGATCTGCCGACCGCTCAAGTGGCGGCGCAGGTCTTCGACCCGTCGTCATCCCTTTACGGCAATTGGCCGTTCAATACCGCGGCGGCGGCCGAATTCGGTTTGACAGCCCACGTCGAATACGCCGCTTCATTGCGGACGGTTCAAGACTATCTGCTCGCCGGCTTGCCGGTCATCGCCTCCATCCGCCCCGGCGTGCTGGCCGACGGTACCCGTTCCGAAGGTCATTTGGTGGTCGTCAGAGGATTTCACTGCCACGGCAATTCCGGGCGGCTGTTTCTCAACGATCCCTGGGGACAAACTCCGTCGGAAATCCGGCAATGCTGGGAATTGGAGCGTTTCGAGCGCTGTTGGAAACATTACATCTATGTGCTTGCCGCCAATGAGCGGCAAGGCGGCCGGCTTCGCCGGTCCGCCGATTGA
- the tkt gene encoding transketolase, with the protein MKLAADTIRVLAADAIQKAKSGHPGMPMGCADFAFTLFYKYLRHNPKNPKWLGRDRFVLSAGHGSMLEYALLHLFEYGLSMDELKAFRQWGSRTPGHPEYNHTAGVDITTGPLGSGFASAVGMAIAGKHLAAVGGLEQSGLLNYRIFVIAGDGCMMEGVSSEAASLAGHLKLDNLICFYDDNAISIEGSTNLAFSEDVGKRFEAFRWRVLRLDNANDVAACDRTLAAAVQSDGRPTLIIGKTQIAFGAPDKQGKASAHGEPLGEAEVLATKRALGLPEEAFHVAPEVYAMCHARVEALEQAAAAWDREFQAFLTADAGRAALLSKLINREVPENILAELLEAVQDDKPLASRVSSGMMLQKAASLVPSLLGGAADLAPSTKTNIKAGGDFSAADRCGRNLHFGVREMAMGMVGNGMALTECCIPYTSTFFVFSDYMKPALRLAAIQQLHELYFFTHDSFYVGEDGPTHEPVEQLAMLRSMPGMTVIRPAEVHEVAHAWAAALRASGPVVLVLTRQDLEPFAPELAARVDVARGAYVLSDDENFSAILIASGSEVNLALQTAALMRRQGCKVRVVSMPSQELFLQQDPAYRDAVLPPDCRKRISLEAGATFGWERFVGLDGLAIGLDHFGASAPYKVLMEKFGFTPEAVLRKIQTYFNCGSC; encoded by the coding sequence ATGAAACTGGCAGCCGACACCATCCGGGTGTTGGCCGCAGATGCGATTCAGAAAGCGAAATCGGGACATCCCGGCATGCCGATGGGTTGCGCCGATTTCGCTTTTACGTTGTTTTACAAATATTTGCGTCATAATCCGAAGAATCCGAAGTGGCTCGGCCGCGACCGTTTCGTGCTGTCGGCCGGCCACGGCTCGATGCTGGAATATGCGCTGCTGCATCTGTTCGAATACGGCTTGTCGATGGATGAATTGAAAGCCTTCCGGCAGTGGGGCAGCAGGACGCCGGGCCATCCGGAATACAATCATACCGCCGGGGTGGATATTACCACCGGGCCGCTTGGCAGCGGTTTCGCGTCGGCGGTCGGCATGGCCATCGCCGGAAAGCATCTGGCGGCGGTCGGCGGCCTGGAGCAGAGCGGACTGCTGAACTATCGGATTTTCGTCATCGCCGGAGACGGTTGCATGATGGAAGGGGTTTCGTCGGAAGCGGCGTCGCTGGCCGGCCACCTGAAACTGGACAATCTGATCTGCTTTTATGACGACAACGCCATCTCCATCGAAGGGTCCACCAATCTGGCATTTTCCGAAGATGTCGGCAAACGCTTTGAAGCGTTCCGGTGGCGGGTGCTCAGGCTGGACAACGCCAATGACGTGGCCGCCTGCGACCGGACGCTGGCGGCGGCGGTCCAGTCCGACGGCCGGCCGACCTTGATCATCGGCAAGACGCAGATCGCTTTCGGCGCGCCGGACAAGCAGGGCAAAGCCTCGGCCCACGGCGAACCGCTCGGCGAGGCGGAGGTCTTGGCGACCAAACGGGCGTTGGGTTTGCCGGAAGAGGCGTTCCATGTCGCGCCGGAAGTCTACGCGATGTGTCATGCCCGGGTGGAAGCGCTGGAACAGGCGGCGGCGGCCTGGGACCGCGAATTTCAGGCGTTTTTGACCGCCGATGCCGGGCGGGCGGCGCTGTTGAGCAAATTGATCAACCGGGAGGTGCCGGAAAATATTTTGGCGGAACTGCTGGAGGCGGTGCAGGATGACAAGCCGCTGGCCAGCCGGGTCTCCAGCGGCATGATGCTGCAGAAAGCGGCGTCGCTGGTGCCGTCCTTGCTCGGCGGCGCTGCCGACCTGGCTCCGTCGACGAAGACGAACATCAAGGCGGGTGGTGATTTTTCCGCTGCCGACCGCTGTGGCCGCAACCTCCATTTTGGTGTCCGGGAGATGGCGATGGGCATGGTCGGCAACGGTATGGCGTTGACGGAATGCTGCATTCCGTACACTTCGACTTTTTTCGTGTTCAGCGATTATATGAAGCCGGCGCTGCGGCTGGCGGCCATCCAGCAGTTGCATGAGCTTTATTTCTTCACCCATGACTCGTTTTACGTCGGGGAGGACGGCCCGACCCACGAGCCGGTCGAACAGTTGGCGATGCTGCGCAGCATGCCGGGCATGACGGTGATCCGGCCGGCGGAAGTGCATGAGGTTGCCCATGCCTGGGCGGCGGCCCTGCGGGCGTCCGGACCGGTGGTGCTGGTGCTGACCCGGCAGGATCTGGAACCGTTTGCCCCGGAACTGGCGGCCAGGGTCGATGTGGCGCGCGGCGCTTACGTGCTGAGCGATGACGAAAATTTCAGCGCGATTCTGATTGCCAGCGGTTCGGAGGTGAATCTGGCTTTGCAGACCGCGGCTTTGATGCGTCGGCAGGGCTGTAAAGTGCGGGTGGTTTCCATGCCGTCGCAGGAGTTGTTCCTGCAGCAGGATCCGGCGTATCGCGATGCCGTGCTGCCGCCGGATTGCCGGAAGCGGATTTCGTTGGAAGCCGGCGCGACGTTCGGCTGGGAGCGATTTGTCGGGCTTGACGGTCTGGCCATCGGTCTGGATCATTTCGGCGCCTCGGCGCCTTACAAGGTATTGATGGAAAAATTCGGCTTCACGCCGGAAGCGGTGTTGCGGAAAATTCAAACCTATTTCAATTGCGGCAGTTGCTGA
- a CDS encoding EamA family transporter — translation MWMGVFLALVTGVLWIVVGIILRYAGNRIKMLDATLLYSLLQLPFFLWLLDGVAEFSSANFWHLLGMLLAGGVNVWAMLLLQKAMADGNSGVSWAIGQSALVSSFVTGILFFGEEFSIIRCSGAVLIVCGMVVLGFSQRDPRSNVRSSRRWLWYAFAAFLLLCFAQATVAAGSNWQLSSGMRGALMTIGAIGFCVGRKYTSPERGFVFNKVMWVTVLGLAVVGLVSEMTNFIALDYLAEVNLSGIGYPLCLGSCIAGFALYSALVLREKTNPATWCGILLIVLGIFLMPNYSSFAPAPEALAGEIAE, via the coding sequence ATGTGGATGGGAGTGTTTCTCGCGCTGGTAACCGGCGTGTTGTGGATTGTCGTCGGGATCATTTTGCGTTATGCCGGCAACCGTATCAAGATGCTGGATGCCACGCTGCTGTATTCGTTGCTGCAGTTGCCGTTTTTTCTATGGCTGCTGGACGGGGTGGCAGAATTTTCCTCCGCCAATTTCTGGCATTTGCTGGGCATGCTGCTGGCCGGCGGGGTCAACGTCTGGGCGATGCTGCTGCTGCAGAAGGCGATGGCCGACGGCAACAGCGGCGTGTCCTGGGCGATCGGCCAGTCGGCGCTGGTGTCCTCTTTCGTCACCGGCATTCTGTTTTTCGGTGAAGAATTTTCCATCATCCGTTGTTCCGGCGCCGTGCTGATCGTCTGCGGCATGGTTGTCCTGGGATTCTCGCAGCGCGACCCCCGGAGCAATGTGCGGAGCAGCCGCCGTTGGCTGTGGTATGCGTTCGCGGCATTTCTGTTGTTGTGCTTTGCCCAGGCAACCGTAGCGGCCGGCAGCAATTGGCAGTTGTCCAGCGGCATGCGGGGAGCCTTGATGACCATCGGCGCGATCGGCTTCTGCGTCGGCCGGAAATATACTTCGCCGGAGCGTGGCTTTGTTTTCAATAAAGTCATGTGGGTGACGGTCCTCGGGCTGGCGGTGGTGGGTCTGGTTTCCGAAATGACCAATTTTATCGCTCTGGACTATCTGGCGGAGGTCAATCTTTCCGGCATCGGTTACCCGCTTTGTCTCGGCAGTTGCATCGCCGGTTTTGCCTTGTACAGTGCGCTGGTGTTGCGGGAAAAAACCAATCCGGCGACCTGGTGCGGAATTTTACTGATTGTTCTGGGCATTTTTCTGATGCCGAATTACAGCAGCTTCGCTCCGGCGCCGGAAGCTTTGGCCGGCGAAATCGCCGAATAG
- a CDS encoding rhomboid family intramembrane serine protease, whose protein sequence is MRPSSGGQELSGRTMIFILIGINIFLYLIFPAPRTMQQLVDPDFPYYRLVLSSRGIASGQIWQLVTAMFMHADFYHILFNMYGLYLFGMLLAPLMNGYKILWLYLIGGLSGNLIFLLFNWGNPFYLMGASGALFGIMAAVALLRPNVQFIMLLPPIPVKAKTLVIVYAVIELLFQFGNGGQSDGIAHLAHLGGLLGGYLYIKFLFGPNLAWDILPRRRVRPGETPPPGAGPRMWRQPDFTVKPGSKIKSQDIDYLLDKISKTGINSLTPEETEILRRAREQMRGKH, encoded by the coding sequence ATGCGGCCGTCCTCCGGCGGCCAAGAATTATCCGGCCGGACGATGATTTTCATCTTGATCGGCATCAACATTTTTCTGTACCTGATCTTTCCGGCGCCGCGCACGATGCAGCAACTGGTCGATCCGGATTTCCCTTATTACCGTCTGGTGCTATCCTCCCGGGGAATCGCCTCCGGACAAATCTGGCAACTGGTGACCGCCATGTTCATGCACGCCGATTTCTACCATATTCTGTTCAATATGTACGGGCTGTACTTGTTCGGCATGCTGCTCGCGCCGCTGATGAACGGTTATAAGATATTGTGGCTGTACCTGATCGGCGGCCTGAGCGGCAATCTCATTTTTCTGCTGTTCAACTGGGGCAATCCGTTTTACCTGATGGGAGCCAGCGGCGCATTGTTCGGCATCATGGCCGCCGTCGCCCTGCTGCGGCCCAATGTGCAATTCATCATGCTGCTGCCGCCGATTCCGGTCAAAGCCAAAACGCTGGTCATCGTCTATGCCGTCATCGAACTGCTCTTTCAATTCGGCAACGGCGGCCAGAGCGACGGCATCGCCCATCTCGCCCACCTCGGCGGCCTGCTCGGCGGCTACTTGTACATCAAATTCCTGTTCGGCCCCAACCTGGCCTGGGACATCCTGCCGCGGCGGCGGGTCAGACCGGGCGAAACACCGCCGCCGGGCGCCGGTCCCCGGATGTGGCGGCAGCCGGATTTTACCGTCAAGCCGGGTTCTAAAATCAAATCGCAGGATATCGACTACCTGCTGGATAAAATTTCCAAAACCGGCATCAACAGCCTGACGCCGGAAGAGACGGAAATTCTGCGGCGCGCTCGCGAGCAGATGCGGGGCAAACACTGA
- the miaB gene encoding tRNA (N6-isopentenyl adenosine(37)-C2)-methylthiotransferase MiaB — MTRPLQIYIKTYGCQMNERDSAALAGKLMRLGHAMVEREEEADVLIFNTCSVRDQAERKAVGKISYLKKLKRRKPELLIGVIGCMAQNRGESLFRELPHLDFVVGTGQLHQLPEIIASLREDRRQIARLATGSEVLTEMGVHQPEAKLSDFIAITRGCNRFCAYCIVPYVRGREISREIGDVVAEARELVANGTREIMLLGQNVAAFGWNGNVNPPPDDVSPFADLLKELQQIEGLYRIRFTSPYPSYFNAKLIAVMAECSKVCHSVHLPLQSGSARVLKAMNRQYTPEQYLQIVGALRQAMPDIAFSTDVIVGFPTESAAEFEETCQLMERVGFDNAFIFKYSPRAGTRSAEMPDDVPQAVKEARNQRLLQLLSASAWRNNRQLVGTCQEVLVEGPSHRNPARWTGKTATAKSVMFAPQPSVRRGDLHRVTIARVTDMTLFADDIPDLPSE; from the coding sequence ACCCGTCCTTTGCAGATTTATATCAAGACTTACGGCTGCCAGATGAACGAACGCGATTCGGCGGCTTTGGCCGGCAAACTCATGCGGTTGGGCCACGCGATGGTCGAACGGGAAGAGGAGGCCGACGTGCTGATTTTCAACACCTGTAGCGTCCGCGACCAGGCGGAACGCAAGGCGGTCGGCAAGATCAGTTATCTGAAAAAGCTGAAGCGGCGCAAGCCGGAACTGCTGATCGGCGTAATCGGCTGCATGGCCCAGAATCGGGGCGAATCGCTGTTCCGGGAGTTGCCGCATCTGGATTTCGTGGTCGGAACCGGCCAGTTGCATCAGTTGCCGGAGATTATCGCTTCGCTGCGGGAGGATCGGCGGCAAATCGCCCGGCTGGCGACCGGCAGCGAAGTGTTGACGGAAATGGGCGTCCATCAGCCGGAAGCGAAGTTGAGCGATTTTATCGCGATTACCCGTGGTTGCAACCGGTTCTGCGCCTATTGCATCGTGCCGTATGTGCGCGGCCGGGAGATCAGCCGGGAGATCGGCGATGTGGTGGCGGAAGCGCGGGAACTGGTCGCCAACGGCACCCGGGAAATTATGCTGCTTGGACAGAATGTCGCCGCGTTCGGCTGGAACGGCAATGTCAATCCGCCGCCGGACGATGTTTCGCCGTTTGCCGATCTGCTGAAGGAACTGCAACAAATCGAGGGGCTGTACCGAATTCGTTTCACATCTCCTTATCCGTCTTATTTCAACGCGAAGCTGATTGCGGTGATGGCGGAGTGTTCCAAAGTATGCCACAGCGTGCATCTGCCGCTGCAGTCCGGTTCCGCCCGGGTCCTGAAAGCGATGAACCGGCAATATACGCCGGAACAGTATCTGCAAATCGTCGGGGCGTTGCGACAGGCGATGCCGGATATCGCTTTTTCGACCGATGTCATCGTCGGATTTCCGACCGAGAGTGCGGCTGAATTCGAGGAAACTTGCCAGTTGATGGAACGGGTTGGTTTTGACAACGCGTTCATCTTCAAGTATTCGCCGCGCGCCGGCACCAGAAGCGCCGAAATGCCCGACGATGTGCCGCAGGCGGTCAAGGAAGCGCGGAACCAGCGGTTGCTGCAACTGCTGTCCGCAAGCGCCTGGCGCAACAATCGCCAATTGGTCGGCACCTGCCAGGAAGTGCTGGTCGAAGGGCCGAGCCATCGCAACCCGGCCCGCTGGACCGGGAAAACCGCCACCGCCAAAAGTGTGATGTTCGCGCCGCAGCCGTCGGTGCGTCGCGGTGATCTCCACCGGGTGACGATCGCCAGAGTGACCGATATGACGCTGTTTGCCGACGATATTCCGGATTTGCCGTCCGAGTGA
- the ruvB gene encoding Holliday junction branch migration DNA helicase RuvB, which produces MTERFVTSTLNKRDLPKENKLRPLSFREFPGQAKVKERLELFVCAAKERQEAMDHILLSGPPGLGKTTLAYIIAAEKGANIKSSSGPVIEKPGDLAGLLTSLQDGDILFIDEIHRLNTTVEEYLYSAMEDFFIDIMLEQGPGARSVRLTVPHFTLLGATTRQGMLSAPLRSRFGLCCRLDYYDADSLEIIVKRSAAILGIAIDDEGASEIAGRCRGTPRIANKLLAWARDYAQVRADSVITGEVAAAALTMLNIDSNGLDEMDNRLLETIIYNFNGGPVGLKNISVSVGEEDGTIEEVYEPFLIQEGYLVRTPKGRIATPKAWRKLKLPLPAGQRKMSDQPELFE; this is translated from the coding sequence ATGACCGAACGCTTTGTTACGTCGACACTGAATAAACGCGACCTGCCCAAAGAGAACAAATTGCGTCCGCTCTCTTTCCGGGAATTTCCCGGACAGGCCAAGGTCAAGGAGCGCCTCGAACTCTTTGTCTGCGCCGCCAAAGAACGGCAGGAAGCGATGGATCATATTCTGCTGAGCGGCCCGCCCGGCCTCGGCAAGACGACGCTCGCTTACATCATCGCGGCCGAAAAAGGCGCCAACATCAAATCTTCCAGCGGGCCGGTCATCGAAAAGCCGGGCGATCTGGCCGGGCTGCTCACTTCACTGCAGGATGGCGACATTTTGTTCATCGATGAAATCCATCGGCTCAATACGACGGTGGAGGAGTATCTCTACAGCGCGATGGAGGATTTTTTCATCGACATCATGCTGGAACAGGGACCGGGCGCCCGCTCGGTCCGGTTGACGGTGCCGCATTTCACGCTGCTGGGAGCGACCACCCGCCAGGGCATGCTGTCGGCGCCGCTGCGTTCCCGTTTCGGCCTGTGCTGCCGGCTGGACTATTACGACGCCGACAGTCTGGAAATCATCGTCAAACGTTCCGCCGCCATCCTGGGCATCGCCATTGACGACGAGGGCGCGAGTGAAATCGCCGGCCGCTGCCGGGGAACGCCGCGGATTGCCAACAAATTGCTGGCCTGGGCGCGCGATTATGCCCAGGTGCGGGCCGATTCGGTCATCACCGGCGAAGTGGCGGCGGCGGCGCTGACGATGCTCAACATCGACAGCAACGGCCTCGATGAGATGGACAACCGGCTGCTGGAAACCATCATTTACAATTTCAACGGCGGTCCGGTGGGTTTGAAAAATATCTCCGTTTCAGTCGGTGAGGAGGACGGCACGATCGAAGAGGTATATGAGCCGTTTTTGATCCAGGAAGGCTATCTGGTCCGAACGCCGAAAGGACGGATCGCGACGCCGAAAGCCTGGCGGAAATTGAAATTGCCGCTGCCGGCGGGACAGCGGAAAATGAGTGATCAACCGGAATTATTTGAATAG
- the queA gene encoding tRNA preQ1(34) S-adenosylmethionine ribosyltransferase-isomerase QueA, whose protein sequence is MGLATDLFDYQLPTELIAQRPTEKRDGSRMLVLDRQSGDCSILPFGRIVDYLSPGDTLVFNDTKVMKARMYGRKNGRPEAARFELLLVAPLDTARRWNVLLKPGKRAAAGTVVVFTDHAGRINGQGDSFTVLSRCPDGSFNVEFNTDELERLQAVYGHIPLPPYIQRGDENADAERYQTIFARESGAVAAPTAGLHFTPEIMAELAAGAVRSAAVTLHVGPGTFKPVSVDDIARHHMHTERFSLPETTADLINRTHAEGRKIMAVGTTSVRVLESCAAPDGTVTPRCGATDIFLYPPYHPRCVDMLLTNFHLPKSTLLMLVATFVDREKMLAAYELAIRERMRFYSYGDCMLLK, encoded by the coding sequence ATGGGACTTGCCACGGATCTGTTCGATTACCAGTTGCCGACAGAACTGATCGCCCAGCGGCCGACGGAAAAACGCGACGGCTCGCGGATGCTGGTGCTTGACCGGCAAAGCGGCGATTGCTCGATTCTGCCGTTCGGCCGGATCGTCGATTATCTGTCCCCCGGCGACACGCTGGTTTTCAACGACACCAAAGTGATGAAAGCCCGGATGTACGGCCGGAAAAATGGCCGGCCGGAAGCGGCCAGATTCGAGCTGCTGCTGGTGGCGCCGCTCGACACGGCCCGGCGCTGGAACGTCCTGCTGAAACCTGGCAAGCGGGCCGCCGCCGGTACGGTCGTGGTTTTCACCGACCATGCCGGCCGGATCAATGGGCAAGGCGACTCTTTTACGGTGCTTTCCCGCTGTCCGGACGGCTCCTTCAACGTCGAATTCAACACCGACGAACTGGAACGCCTGCAGGCGGTTTACGGCCACATTCCCCTGCCGCCGTATATTCAGCGCGGCGACGAAAATGCCGACGCCGAACGGTATCAGACGATTTTCGCCCGGGAATCCGGTGCGGTGGCAGCGCCGACCGCCGGGTTGCATTTCACTCCGGAAATCATGGCCGAACTGGCGGCCGGTGCGGTGCGCTCCGCCGCGGTGACGCTGCATGTCGGACCGGGAACGTTCAAACCGGTTTCCGTCGACGATATCGCCCGGCATCATATGCATACCGAACGGTTCAGCCTGCCGGAGACGACGGCCGATTTGATCAACCGCACCCATGCCGAAGGCCGAAAAATCATGGCAGTCGGCACGACCAGCGTCCGGGTTCTGGAAAGCTGCGCCGCTCCCGACGGCACGGTGACGCCCCGGTGCGGCGCAACCGATATCTTCCTGTACCCGCCTTACCATCCCCGCTGCGTCGACATGCTGCTGACCAATTTTCATCTGCCGAAAAGTACGTTGCTGATGCTGGTAGCCACCTTCGTCGACCGGGAAAAAATGCTGGCCGCTTATGAGCTGGCCATCCGGGAGCGGATGCGCTTCTACAGCTACGGAGACTGCATGCTGCTGAAATAG
- the nadD gene encoding nicotinate (nicotinamide) nucleotide adenylyltransferase has product MRIAFFGGTFDPPHCGHLQLAAAVLAGDFTDRVWLVPAYAPPHKQGQAVSSYEDRLAMLQLATAGQRDVAVSDFERQVRLSPSFTLEILDRLRQRQPQDRFQLLIGSDSLQMLHSWHRAAELVREFEIIVYPRSGALPDRAELSAHWPSETVDRLAASIKKLPFFRISSTEIRKKVANGEKVSNFIPEAVAKYIEEKKLYQSQEEKATRMTEPIKIDAEKLAQFCVEQADAKLAENIVALKVGELTTIADYFVLCTANSEPQIQAVTGNLERRVREVFKLRPLAVDGRPGSGWVLIDFGPVMVHVMTPETRERYNLESLWGDAPQLAAVRSLEQLTIGK; this is encoded by the coding sequence ATGCGCATTGCTTTTTTCGGCGGCACCTTCGATCCGCCGCATTGCGGACACCTGCAATTGGCCGCAGCGGTATTGGCCGGCGATTTCACCGACCGGGTCTGGCTGGTGCCGGCCTATGCGCCGCCGCACAAGCAGGGACAGGCCGTCTCGTCCTACGAGGACCGGTTGGCGATGCTGCAGTTGGCGACTGCCGGTCAGCGCGATGTGGCGGTGTCGGATTTCGAGCGGCAGGTCCGTTTGTCGCCGTCTTTTACGCTGGAAATTCTCGACCGGCTGCGACAGCGGCAGCCGCAGGACCGTTTTCAATTGCTGATCGGCAGCGACAGTCTGCAGATGCTGCACAGTTGGCACCGGGCGGCGGAGCTGGTCCGGGAATTCGAAATTATCGTGTATCCGCGTTCCGGCGCGCTGCCGGACCGCGCGGAATTATCGGCGCACTGGCCGTCGGAGACCGTCGACCGGCTGGCCGCTTCGATCAAAAAACTGCCTTTTTTCAGGATATCTTCCACGGAAATCAGAAAAAAAGTGGCAAATGGCGAAAAGGTGAGTAATTTTATTCCCGAAGCGGTAGCGAAGTATATCGAAGAAAAAAAATTATATCAATCTCAAGAGGAGAAGGCAACCAGGATGACCGAACCGATAAAAATCGATGCCGAAAAATTGGCGCAGTTCTGCGTCGAGCAGGCGGATGCCAAGCTGGCGGAAAATATCGTGGCGCTGAAAGTCGGCGAATTGACGACGATCGCCGATTATTTCGTATTGTGCACCGCCAATTCCGAACCGCAGATTCAAGCGGTCACCGGCAATCTCGAACGCCGGGTGCGGGAAGTGTTCAAATTGCGCCCGCTGGCGGTTGACGGACGGCCGGGCAGCGGTTGGGTTTTGATCGATTTCGGACCGGTGATGGTCCATGTGATGACCCCGGAGACCCGGGAACGCTATAATCTGGAAAGCTTATGGGGCGACGCGCCGCAATTGGCGGCCGTCCGCAGTCTGGAGCAGTTGACGATCGGGAAGTGA
- a CDS encoding zinc ribbon domain-containing protein yields the protein MTRWIETLLALQEVDMQIRNLNIRKKMIPQEEARLTKELDEAQSELREAKIAAHQTEVAIKENEAQIVKLYDAIAQKQQRSTMIRKNDEYQAALTEIANNKAKIEELESDIILLMDKQDAQKLRLKEISAETDAQTVNIRNEIKELQGLVKEIDEMLGELEQERSKCATQVESELLRRYEALLRGKAGAPLVKIVNENCTNCHLRITPQTLTLAKRGAMASCDNCSHLVYLEA from the coding sequence ATGACAAGATGGATCGAGACGCTGTTGGCGCTCCAGGAAGTGGACATGCAAATCCGCAATCTGAATATCCGCAAGAAGATGATTCCACAGGAGGAAGCCAGACTGACCAAGGAGCTGGACGAAGCCCAGAGCGAGTTGCGGGAAGCCAAAATCGCCGCTCACCAGACGGAAGTGGCCATCAAGGAAAATGAAGCTCAGATCGTCAAGCTTTACGACGCCATTGCCCAGAAGCAGCAACGTTCGACGATGATTCGCAAAAACGACGAATACCAGGCGGCCTTGACGGAAATCGCCAACAACAAGGCCAAAATCGAAGAGCTGGAAAGCGACATCATCCTGCTGATGGACAAGCAGGATGCCCAGAAACTGCGGCTCAAGGAAATCTCCGCCGAAACGGACGCCCAGACCGTCAACATCCGCAATGAAATCAAAGAGCTCCAGGGACTGGTCAAGGAAATCGATGAAATGCTCGGCGAACTGGAGCAGGAGCGGAGCAAGTGCGCCACCCAGGTGGAAAGCGAACTGTTGCGGCGCTACGAAGCGTTGCTGCGCGGCAAAGCCGGTGCGCCGCTGGTCAAAATCGTCAATGAAAATTGTACCAATTGTCATTTGCGCATCACGCCGCAGACCCTGACGCTGGCCAAGCGCGGCGCCATGGCCAGTTGCGACAATTGCTCCCATTTGGTTTATCTGGAAGCGTAA
- a CDS encoding N-acetylmuramoyl-L-alanine amidase family protein: MKSSGRKPLAPILGAVLCLWGWGCASLCGDSEAGAVTCHNGVMVRNSIIDDNEYNRDYKRPGPFPEVKYITIHNTAEPFSARQERDRVNNRRDNKSVSFHFAVDENEAVQIMELTEHAWHAGDGSKGDGNLRSIGIEICRSQCYGTQEPLYRASEENAVKLTAWLLKKFNLSVNDLRKHQDWTGKYCPHRILDEQSWENFKQRVQQSLDHLQEQEG; the protein is encoded by the coding sequence ATGAAATCCAGTGGGCGAAAGCCGCTGGCGCCCATCCTGGGCGCGGTATTGTGCCTGTGGGGCTGGGGCTGCGCCAGCCTCTGCGGCGACAGCGAGGCCGGAGCAGTCACCTGCCACAACGGCGTCATGGTGCGCAATTCGATCATCGACGACAATGAATACAACCGCGACTACAAGCGGCCCGGTCCGTTTCCGGAGGTCAAATATATCACCATCCACAATACGGCGGAACCTTTCTCCGCCCGCCAGGAACGCGACCGCGTCAACAACCGGCGCGACAACAAATCGGTTTCCTTCCATTTCGCCGTCGACGAAAACGAGGCGGTGCAAATCATGGAATTGACCGAACACGCCTGGCATGCCGGCGACGGTTCGAAAGGCGACGGCAATTTGCGCAGCATCGGCATCGAAATCTGCCGCAGCCAATGTTACGGGACGCAGGAGCCGCTCTATCGCGCCAGCGAGGAAAACGCCGTCAAACTGACGGCCTGGCTGTTGAAAAAATTCAATCTGTCCGTCAACGATTTGCGCAAACACCAGGATTGGACCGGCAAGTACTGCCCGCACCGCATCCTGGATGAACAGAGCTGGGAAAATTTCAAACAACGCGTTCAACAATCACTCGATCACTTACAGGAGCAGGAAGGATGA